Proteins encoded by one window of Natronomonas salsuginis:
- a CDS encoding 4Fe-4S ferredoxin N-terminal domain-containing protein: MSRDDDSCGHGSCGCGDNDNTADESFHPMGADYEDEMREMLDDTEYDTELGMDMAEDSMRLIQGEISEAEFHEKYNDAVLEEFDVDDRPTVDAFEEMHADDEESIFGKLTGEGGIADKLANLDTEMNQSRRDTMKKMGAGAAALGLGGVASAQSSGDPKDDEYGASPIDQTETDVQMGMVIDLERCDGCLECVVGCIEENQTSTGANWMYVLAYEDENTEQENLLVRPCQHCSNAPCEKVCPVRARHTREKDGIVLTNYEVCIGCRYCQVACPYGVNYFQWGEPDVPYDELPGSENDYEQLKQMPDEERNQQLVETNDHIHDGRGQWNDMRPPQGVMGKCTYCPSRQDGHQGEEKVGTTACQDACDAAGMSAIHFGDMHDPESRPQQFLRQRAELEYEQDTELDNGEEWGETVTPWGKLSAFKLLEDLGTNPNVVYLGNEPGPDAEQVEGPVTYEQIGVEDNRKHHLDQFTFGTGDD; encoded by the coding sequence ATGAGTAGAGACGACGACTCCTGTGGCCACGGCAGTTGTGGCTGCGGGGACAACGACAACACAGCGGACGAATCGTTTCACCCGATGGGTGCCGATTACGAAGACGAGATGCGGGAGATGCTCGACGACACCGAGTACGACACCGAACTCGGCATGGACATGGCCGAAGATTCCATGCGCCTCATCCAGGGTGAGATCTCCGAGGCGGAGTTCCACGAAAAATACAACGACGCGGTCCTCGAGGAGTTCGACGTCGACGATCGGCCGACCGTCGACGCATTCGAGGAAATGCACGCGGACGACGAGGAGAGCATCTTCGGCAAGCTCACCGGCGAAGGCGGTATCGCCGACAAGCTGGCGAATCTCGACACCGAGATGAACCAGAGCCGACGGGACACGATGAAGAAGATGGGTGCCGGGGCTGCGGCACTCGGTCTCGGCGGCGTCGCCTCTGCGCAGAGTTCCGGCGACCCGAAGGACGACGAGTACGGCGCGAGCCCGATCGACCAGACCGAGACGGACGTCCAGATGGGTATGGTCATCGACCTCGAACGCTGTGACGGCTGTCTCGAGTGCGTCGTCGGCTGTATCGAGGAGAACCAGACTTCGACGGGCGCCAACTGGATGTACGTCCTCGCCTACGAGGACGAGAACACGGAGCAGGAGAACCTCCTCGTTCGCCCGTGTCAACACTGCAGCAACGCGCCGTGTGAGAAGGTCTGTCCGGTCCGCGCGCGACACACGCGAGAGAAGGACGGTATCGTCCTCACGAACTACGAGGTCTGTATCGGTTGCCGATACTGTCAAGTCGCCTGCCCGTACGGTGTCAACTACTTCCAGTGGGGCGAGCCCGACGTTCCGTACGACGAGCTCCCCGGCTCGGAGAACGACTACGAGCAGCTCAAACAGATGCCCGACGAGGAGCGCAACCAGCAGCTCGTCGAGACCAACGACCACATCCACGACGGGCGGGGCCAGTGGAACGACATGCGCCCCCCGCAGGGTGTCATGGGCAAGTGTACGTACTGTCCGTCGCGACAGGACGGCCACCAGGGCGAAGAGAAGGTCGGAACGACTGCCTGTCAGGATGCCTGCGACGCGGCCGGCATGAGCGCGATCCACTTCGGGGACATGCACGACCCCGAGAGCCGACCCCAGCAGTTCCTGCGCCAGCGCGCGGAACTGGAGTACGAGCAGGACACCGAACTCGACAACGGCGAGGAGTGGGGCGAGACGGTCACGCCGTGGGGGAAGCTCTCGGCGTTCAAACTGCTCGAGGACCTCGGTACAAACCCGAACGTCGTGTATCTGGGTAACGAACCTGGACCGGACGCAGAGCAGGTCGAAGGGCCGGTCACCTACGAACAGATCGGCGTCGAGGACAACCGGAAACACCACCTCGATCAGTTCACTTTCGGGACGGGTGATGACTGA
- a CDS encoding IS6 family transposase has protein sequence MSKNARLNGYLDEIDLEFVEREATPRLLMKLSIQLHLAGLSLSNTVSILEIFGVERARSTVHNWVHKAELQPRSGQNPDHVAVDETVIRLNDEQYWLYAAVDPETNDLLYTKLEPTTNRVIAHAFFAELREKHDVEDAVFLIDGSHSLKDACRRHSLDFRYEKHGNRNNVERVFREIKRRTISFSNCFSNAKAETANDWLQSFAFAWNQLI, from the coding sequence ATGTCGAAAAACGCCCGCCTCAACGGCTATTTGGACGAGATTGACTTAGAGTTTGTTGAACGAGAAGCGACACCACGATTGCTGATGAAGCTCAGTATTCAGCTCCATCTTGCTGGACTATCACTTTCGAATACTGTTTCTATCCTTGAGATATTTGGTGTCGAACGCGCTCGATCCACCGTACATAACTGGGTTCACAAAGCTGAGTTACAGCCGAGATCAGGACAAAATCCGGATCACGTTGCGGTTGATGAGACTGTGATCCGACTCAACGACGAGCAGTATTGGCTGTATGCTGCTGTCGATCCTGAAACAAACGATTTACTCTATACAAAGCTTGAACCGACGACAAACAGGGTAATCGCTCACGCATTCTTTGCCGAGCTTCGTGAGAAACACGACGTAGAAGACGCTGTGTTTCTCATCGACGGCTCACACTCGCTGAAAGACGCTTGTCGTCGTCATAGTCTCGATTTCAGATATGAAAAGCATGGAAATCGGAACAATGTTGAACGTGTCTTTCGAGAAATAAAACGACGAACTATCAGTTTCTCAAACTGCTTCAGCAACGCCAAAGCAGAAACTGCCAACGATTGGCTTCAATCATTCGCCTTCGCATGGAATCAGCTTATCTGA
- the hpt gene encoding hypoxanthine/guanine phosphoribosyltransferase, giving the protein MELLYESLHEAPIIDKDGYEYMVHPISNGVPVLDPGLLREVVVEVMRAADLDVDKIVAPEAMGIHLATALSLQTDIPLVVIRKRSYGLENEVSLHKTTGYSESEMYINDIEPDDRVLIVDDLLSTGGTLAAICDALDDIGADIADIVVVIRKVGESALDDTDHEATSLVDITVEDGEVTIY; this is encoded by the coding sequence ATGGAGCTGTTGTACGAATCGCTGCACGAGGCCCCGATCATCGACAAGGACGGCTACGAGTACATGGTTCACCCGATCAGCAACGGCGTCCCGGTGCTCGATCCGGGGCTGTTGCGCGAGGTCGTCGTCGAGGTGATGCGCGCGGCGGATCTCGACGTCGACAAGATCGTCGCCCCCGAGGCCATGGGGATCCACCTGGCGACCGCGCTCTCGTTGCAGACCGACATCCCCCTCGTCGTCATCCGGAAGCGCTCCTACGGGCTGGAGAACGAAGTGTCGCTCCACAAGACGACCGGCTACTCCGAATCGGAGATGTACATCAACGACATCGAGCCGGACGATCGGGTGCTCATCGTCGACGACCTGCTCTCGACCGGTGGGACGCTCGCCGCGATCTGCGACGCGCTCGACGATATTGGGGCCGACATCGCGGACATCGTCGTCGTCATTCGGAAGGTCGGCGAGTCGGCACTCGACGACACCGACCACGAGGCCACGAGCCTCGTCGACATCACCGTCGAGGACGGCGAAGTCACGATTTATTGA
- a CDS encoding ABC transporter permease, with amino-acid sequence MPGSWRGRLSAVPSRWRAVALLVPLLVLDVSVFLVPMGYLIRLSLAERATGGAFAEGTWSVEGYRYLLETPLVYEIFRFTILFGVLVTVLAVAIAVVYAYATWRATGPARTLLLGGAVLSLFTTIVVKLFAVVLVFSPRGVLNELLTAGPLAEPLLLIDNLPGAVIGQLYIVIPYAILSVYAVLSTLDERLVEAALDLGADRFAVFREVVIPHVRPGITVAAIISFTWSVGAYPGPFLLGSGSEQTTAILISQLLLTEFDWPPAAALAVVTVAVVLTTLMASLWRFDAGDLLG; translated from the coding sequence GTGCCAGGGTCCTGGCGTGGCCGCCTCTCAGCGGTCCCCTCACGCTGGCGCGCGGTCGCCCTACTGGTCCCGTTACTGGTACTCGACGTCAGCGTGTTTCTGGTGCCGATGGGGTACCTGATCCGTCTCAGCCTCGCAGAGCGAGCCACCGGCGGGGCCTTCGCCGAGGGAACGTGGTCGGTCGAAGGCTACCGCTACCTCCTGGAAACCCCGCTCGTTTACGAGATCTTCAGGTTCACCATCCTGTTCGGCGTCCTGGTTACGGTGCTCGCCGTCGCTATCGCCGTCGTCTATGCCTACGCAACGTGGCGAGCCACCGGCCCCGCTCGGACGCTCCTGCTCGGTGGGGCCGTCCTCTCGCTGTTCACGACCATCGTCGTGAAGCTGTTCGCGGTGGTACTCGTCTTTTCGCCACGCGGCGTGCTCAACGAGCTGCTCACAGCGGGGCCACTCGCCGAGCCGCTGTTGCTCATCGATAACCTCCCGGGCGCCGTCATTGGGCAGCTCTACATCGTTATCCCGTACGCTATCCTCTCGGTGTACGCGGTGCTCTCGACGCTGGACGAGCGACTCGTCGAGGCTGCCCTAGACCTCGGTGCCGACCGCTTTGCAGTGTTCCGCGAGGTGGTTATTCCACACGTTCGGCCCGGTATCACCGTTGCGGCCATCATCAGTTTCACGTGGTCGGTCGGGGCGTACCCTGGTCCGTTCCTGCTCGGCTCAGGCAGCGAGCAGACGACCGCCATCCTCATCTCACAGCTGTTGCTGACGGAGTTCGACTGGCCGCCCGCTGCCGCGCTCGCGGTTGTCACCGTCGCGGTGGTGCTGACGACGCTCATGGCCAGTCTCTGGCGATTCGACGCGGGTGATCTGCTTGGCTGA
- a CDS encoding uracil-xanthine permease family protein, translating to MSTDTDGRIQLEYGLEDKPPLSKSILLGLQHVAVMIVPATAVAFIVAGSVGLGAGDTAYLVQMVLLFSGLATIVQSYTIGPVGAKLPIVMGSSFTFVGAASSIGASAGLAAVFGAILVTGFVVEGLIGWQFKRVKPFFPPLVTGLVVVIIGLYLIPVAMDYAAGGVGAADYGAMYNIGLASLVLGVAVALNLFTRGVTRLLSVLVAIVVGYVAALGMGLVDFSSVAEAAWLSVPAPGRFGFEFDPVAIVTFAFLFLVSAMETVGDMSGVTAAEGRNPTHEEFRGGLFTDGLGSSVGALFAAFPITSFSQNVGIVSFTGVMSRYVVGIGGVILAALGLSPKIGAVVTTIPSAVFGGAVLLMAGMVAASGARLVMLHTDLNRRNMVIMAVALGLGLGVSTRPDALSGLPQAAETFFGQPVIVTALSALLLNTFVPGRQSPLFDRHPEDAPGALETPTDD from the coding sequence ATGTCAACAGATACGGACGGGCGGATTCAGCTCGAATACGGGCTGGAGGATAAGCCACCGCTGTCGAAATCGATCCTGCTGGGGTTACAGCACGTCGCGGTGATGATTGTCCCGGCGACTGCGGTCGCGTTCATCGTCGCCGGGTCGGTCGGGCTCGGGGCGGGCGACACCGCCTACCTCGTGCAGATGGTCCTGCTCTTCTCGGGGCTCGCGACAATCGTACAGTCGTACACGATCGGTCCGGTCGGGGCGAAACTGCCGATCGTGATGGGATCGAGCTTCACCTTCGTCGGGGCGGCGTCGAGTATCGGCGCGAGCGCGGGGCTGGCGGCGGTGTTCGGCGCGATCCTCGTCACCGGCTTCGTCGTCGAGGGGCTCATCGGCTGGCAGTTCAAACGGGTCAAGCCGTTCTTCCCGCCGCTCGTCACCGGTCTCGTGGTCGTCATCATCGGGCTGTATCTCATCCCCGTCGCGATGGATTACGCTGCCGGCGGCGTCGGCGCGGCCGACTACGGCGCGATGTACAACATCGGTTTGGCGTCGCTCGTGCTCGGCGTCGCCGTCGCACTCAACCTGTTCACTCGCGGCGTCACCCGACTGCTCAGCGTACTCGTCGCCATCGTCGTCGGCTACGTCGCCGCCCTGGGCATGGGTCTCGTCGACTTTTCGAGCGTCGCCGAGGCGGCTTGGCTCTCCGTGCCCGCCCCTGGCCGGTTCGGCTTCGAGTTCGATCCGGTCGCGATCGTCACGTTCGCCTTCCTGTTTCTCGTCTCCGCGATGGAGACCGTCGGCGACATGTCCGGCGTCACCGCCGCCGAGGGGCGAAACCCCACCCACGAGGAGTTCCGCGGCGGCCTCTTCACCGACGGCCTCGGCAGCTCCGTCGGCGCGCTCTTCGCCGCCTTCCCGATCACCTCATTCTCCCAAAACGTCGGTATCGTGAGCTTCACCGGCGTGATGAGCCGCTACGTCGTCGGAATCGGCGGCGTCATTCTCGCGGCGCTGGGGCTCAGCCCCAAGATCGGCGCGGTCGTCACGACGATCCCGAGCGCCGTCTTCGGCGGGGCCGTGTTGCTCATGGCCGGGATGGTCGCCGCGAGCGGGGCCCGATTGGTGATGCTCCATACCGACCTCAACCGCCGGAACATGGTCATCATGGCCGTCGCCTTGGGGCTCGGCCTCGGTGTCTCCACCCGCCCCGACGCGCTCTCCGGGCTCCCCCAAGCCGCTGAGACGTTCTTCGGCCAGCCCGTCATCGTGACGGCGCTGTCGGCGCTCCTGTTGAACACGTTCGTCCCCGGGCGACAGAGCCCGCTGTTCGATCGACACCCCGAGGACGCCCCGGGGGCGCTCGAAACGCCGACCGACGACTGA
- a CDS encoding ABC transporter permease: MAVPPESLSLRWFAALLDSPIWLRSLVNSVLVASGTMFVSLLVGVPAALAVRQYTGRTQTVVVGVVVLPLLVPGVIIGVTLLTFFSRFGLQQSYAALVLAHSLWAVPLTFSVAQSAFARFDWRLHEAAMDLGASRFQAFRSVVVPEVRAGLLVAALVAFIVSLQEFVMALFLSGPDTRTVPVQAWNSLRQSLDPLVSVVSTVLLLAVVLLVLLSAAFAGLDRLATDT, translated from the coding sequence ATGGCCGTCCCCCCGGAATCACTCTCTTTGCGGTGGTTCGCAGCGCTGCTGGACTCGCCGATCTGGCTCCGGTCGCTGGTGAACAGCGTGCTCGTCGCGTCCGGGACAATGTTCGTCTCGCTCCTCGTCGGCGTGCCCGCTGCCCTCGCAGTCCGGCAGTACACCGGCCGGACACAGACGGTGGTGGTCGGGGTGGTCGTGCTCCCACTACTGGTCCCCGGCGTGATCATCGGCGTAACGCTGCTTACATTCTTCAGCCGCTTTGGACTCCAGCAGAGCTATGCGGCGCTGGTTCTCGCCCACTCGCTGTGGGCCGTGCCATTGACCTTCTCGGTCGCGCAGTCGGCGTTCGCACGCTTCGACTGGCGGCTCCACGAGGCCGCAATGGACCTCGGGGCCTCCCGGTTCCAAGCGTTCCGTTCCGTCGTCGTTCCGGAGGTTCGTGCGGGCCTGCTGGTGGCCGCCCTGGTCGCGTTCATCGTCAGCCTCCAGGAGTTCGTGATGGCGCTGTTCCTCTCGGGGCCAGATACGCGGACCGTCCCGGTCCAGGCCTGGAACTCGCTCCGGCAGAGCCTCGACCCGCTCGTCAGCGTCGTCTCGACTGTCCTCCTGCTGGCGGTGGTGTTGCTCGTCTTGTTGTCGGCCGCCTTCGCCGGGCTCGATCGCCTCGCGACCGACACCTAA
- a CDS encoding nucleic acid-binding protein: protein MTLAAVSDAGPLIHLAEIDSLELLSAFDTLIVPEVVYKEIEAGGVPDGLAALSYELVEADESRIGAEELDAGERAAIAVAKERGVVLLTDDLAAREAASDAGVDVHGSIGVIALGYGRGLLDRDEAASHMRALQRETSLFVTDAVVERGIQMLDEL from the coding sequence GTGACGCTCGCGGCCGTTTCTGACGCCGGACCGCTCATTCATCTCGCCGAAATCGATTCGCTCGAACTGCTCTCGGCGTTTGACACGCTCATCGTTCCAGAGGTGGTTTACAAGGAAATCGAGGCCGGTGGTGTTCCGGACGGGCTGGCCGCCCTCTCGTACGAACTCGTCGAGGCCGACGAAAGCCGAATCGGAGCGGAAGAACTGGATGCCGGGGAACGCGCTGCAATTGCGGTCGCAAAAGAGCGGGGAGTCGTTCTCCTGACCGACGACCTCGCAGCCCGAGAGGCAGCATCTGACGCGGGCGTCGACGTACACGGTTCCATCGGCGTCATCGCTCTCGGGTACGGCCGCGGATTGCTCGACAGAGACGAAGCGGCGTCCCATATGCGGGCACTCCAGCGTGAGACAAGCCTCTTCGTGACCGACGCGGTCGTTGAGCGCGGCATCCAGATGCTGGACGAGCTATAA
- a CDS encoding ABC transporter ATP-binding protein, translating into MMLELEGLSVSYGDLTAVENVSLCIEEGELFCLLGPSGSGKSTVLRTIAGFERPGCGRITLGDTDVTEHPPYDRACSMVFQDWALFPQKTVLENVAFGQKMAGIGRAERHEQARETLELVEMSEYADSTPGQLSGGQKQRVALARSLAVDPDLLLLDEPLSNLDRLLRETMQLELKQIHERIGTAMLYVTHDQEEAFTLADRMGVMSDGELVQVGVPENVYQDPTDRFVESFLGTTKFVECEVAAAGDHPLLETPLGVSFRAPIDASVRVGDSISVSLRPERLAVGSDPEALAGVNPRVGDGGSGAVRVTGSVAETVHRGSHVRVRLSVGDATLFVERPVRAARTLSVGDEFVVEFEPSEAVYFDSTGERCR; encoded by the coding sequence ATGATGCTCGAACTCGAGGGGCTCAGCGTCAGTTACGGCGACCTCACCGCCGTCGAAAACGTCTCTCTCTGCATCGAGGAGGGCGAGCTGTTCTGCCTGCTCGGCCCGAGTGGCTCCGGGAAGTCGACCGTGTTGCGGACCATTGCCGGGTTCGAACGCCCGGGTTGCGGCCGCATCACGCTCGGCGACACCGACGTGACAGAGCATCCCCCGTACGACCGGGCATGCTCGATGGTGTTCCAAGACTGGGCGCTGTTCCCGCAGAAGACTGTCCTCGAGAACGTCGCGTTCGGCCAAAAGATGGCCGGAATTGGCCGGGCGGAGCGCCACGAGCAGGCGCGCGAGACGCTCGAACTTGTGGAGATGAGTGAGTACGCCGACAGTACGCCCGGACAGCTCTCAGGGGGACAGAAACAGCGGGTGGCGCTGGCCCGTTCGCTTGCTGTCGACCCGGATCTGCTGTTGCTCGATGAGCCGTTATCGAACCTCGACCGGCTCCTGCGCGAGACGATGCAACTGGAACTGAAACAGATCCACGAGCGGATCGGGACCGCGATGCTCTACGTCACCCACGATCAGGAAGAGGCGTTCACCCTGGCCGACCGGATGGGCGTGATGAGTGACGGTGAACTCGTGCAAGTCGGTGTCCCCGAGAACGTATATCAGGACCCGACTGACCGGTTCGTCGAGTCGTTTCTCGGGACCACAAAGTTCGTCGAGTGTGAGGTTGCGGCGGCCGGCGACCACCCGCTTTTGGAGACACCGCTCGGCGTCTCGTTTCGTGCTCCCATCGACGCGTCGGTAAGGGTAGGCGACTCGATCAGCGTCTCGCTGCGGCCCGAGCGCCTGGCCGTCGGGAGCGACCCCGAAGCGCTGGCGGGTGTGAATCCCCGTGTCGGTGACGGCGGGAGTGGAGCAGTACGCGTGACAGGAAGCGTAGCCGAGACCGTCCATCGTGGCTCGCACGTCCGGGTTCGACTCTCGGTCGGAGACGCGACGCTGTTCGTCGAGCGACCGGTCAGAGCCGCGAGGACGCTGTCAGTCGGCGACGAGTTCGTCGTCGAGTTCGAGCCGAGCGAAGCGGTCTACTTCGATAGCACGGGGGAGCGGTGTCGCTGA
- a CDS encoding DUF7344 domain-containing protein codes for MIEAVETVVESVDSTSDAHVSPALTEDELFDVLSNRRRRYAIHFLKREDAPVGIGTLAEQIAAWENEIELHAVSCAQRKRVYTALQQIHLPQMAEAGVIEFDDRSGVVEPTIAMGAMDIYVDLVEGRDIPWSGYYLGLSVVGLAVMTAAWIGLWPLSTLPDIALGIFMFVTVAVFAAAHHYHMTRQRLGRTEKPAEIHYLASDSDSDSDAPTAGNR; via the coding sequence ATGATCGAGGCCGTCGAGACCGTCGTCGAATCCGTCGACAGCACGTCGGACGCTCACGTCTCCCCCGCGCTCACTGAAGACGAACTGTTCGACGTGCTCTCGAACCGGCGGCGGCGGTACGCGATACACTTCCTCAAACGCGAGGACGCGCCGGTCGGGATCGGGACGCTCGCCGAGCAGATCGCCGCCTGGGAGAACGAGATCGAGCTCCACGCCGTCTCCTGTGCGCAACGAAAACGCGTGTACACGGCGCTCCAACAGATCCACCTGCCACAGATGGCCGAGGCGGGCGTGATCGAGTTCGACGATCGGAGCGGGGTCGTCGAACCGACGATCGCCATGGGGGCGATGGATATCTACGTCGACCTCGTCGAAGGGCGGGACATCCCGTGGAGCGGATACTACCTCGGCCTTTCGGTGGTCGGGCTCGCCGTCATGACGGCGGCCTGGATCGGGCTGTGGCCGCTGTCGACGCTGCCGGACATCGCCTTGGGGATATTCATGTTCGTGACCGTCGCGGTGTTCGCGGCCGCACACCACTACCACATGACGAGACAGCGACTCGGTCGGACCGAAAAGCCCGCAGAGATCCACTATCTGGCGTCGGATTCGGATTCCGATTCGGACGCACCGACCGCGGGTAATCGGTGA
- a CDS encoding DUF7344 domain-containing protein produces MDSTTRSKRGGRTGAPAGTPERPSRHDVFDVLRNRRRQWLIQYLRRNGGDGPFELGELVEHVAARETGTTRAEITAAERKRVYNALRQTHLPKLDDAGMVTYDREANRIEFAAATRYAHRYLERAPGTDVPWHRWYLGLSVAVTAVIAAHWLEIAPHGGGSGSTIAGIVLSLFVITAVVHAVETRTVRGRIGDRLEVTNG; encoded by the coding sequence ATGGATTCGACGACACGTTCGAAACGGGGCGGAAGGACCGGAGCGCCAGCCGGAACGCCGGAGAGACCCTCGCGCCACGACGTCTTCGACGTGTTGCGCAACCGGCGTCGCCAGTGGCTCATCCAGTATCTCCGGCGGAACGGCGGGGACGGCCCGTTCGAACTCGGAGAGCTCGTAGAGCACGTCGCGGCCCGGGAGACGGGGACGACTCGGGCGGAGATCACCGCCGCCGAACGCAAGCGCGTCTACAACGCGCTTCGACAGACACACCTGCCGAAACTCGACGACGCCGGCATGGTGACGTACGACCGCGAGGCGAACCGAATCGAGTTCGCGGCGGCGACCCGTTACGCCCACCGATATCTCGAACGCGCGCCCGGAACGGACGTGCCGTGGCACCGGTGGTATCTCGGCCTCTCGGTCGCGGTGACCGCGGTGATCGCCGCACATTGGCTCGAGATCGCACCGCACGGCGGCGGCTCCGGCAGCACGATCGCCGGCATCGTCCTCTCGCTCTTCGTGATCACGGCCGTCGTCCACGCGGTCGAGACGCGGACGGTACGCGGACGGATCGGCGACCGACTGGAGGTGACCAACGGGTGA
- a CDS encoding ABC transporter substrate-binding protein, producing the protein MADQDPSRRRAVGRRAVLAGGAATVTALSGCAGLTGSTGGDTLRVSAWSGTNETVFKEVIKPRYEDRTGNTLEVIGNWQGILSKIRQSPEDDPPFDVTVGVGRTNYLGGQDDLWEPVEYDNLSNAGAIKPRLRSYQMSETGVPVAYGVHAYVYNEDTASWTPESWADVQSSQAENLALPSDFWLKLFMMSALLRNDEPLADEVYDRKYMDSLFETLEELPVATFYQGTQQLWTALGQGLADVGHYFLAYGLKRAQTTDEYPIGVTVPEPTTGYIDYYQIVRGTDRKPMAEEFIDFLLDPEIQSAYAAEFSLGFSNEETEYPDQTAEKLPITDEELNQVAFQNFARVAEFSGEMSDRFRTFVQDN; encoded by the coding sequence ATGGCAGATCAAGACCCGAGCCGGCGGCGAGCAGTCGGACGACGGGCCGTCTTGGCCGGCGGTGCAGCGACCGTAACTGCACTGAGTGGCTGCGCTGGCCTGACGGGATCAACTGGCGGCGATACTCTCCGTGTGTCGGCGTGGAGCGGCACCAACGAGACGGTCTTCAAGGAGGTAATCAAGCCTCGGTACGAGGACCGGACCGGTAACACCCTCGAAGTGATCGGGAACTGGCAAGGTATACTCTCGAAGATACGCCAGTCGCCCGAAGATGACCCGCCGTTCGACGTCACCGTGGGTGTCGGGCGGACGAACTACCTCGGCGGGCAAGATGACCTCTGGGAGCCCGTCGAGTACGACAACCTCTCGAACGCCGGGGCGATCAAGCCACGGCTCCGGTCGTACCAGATGTCCGAGACTGGCGTTCCAGTCGCGTACGGGGTCCACGCGTACGTCTACAACGAGGACACCGCCTCCTGGACGCCGGAGTCCTGGGCCGACGTCCAATCGTCCCAGGCCGAGAACCTCGCGTTGCCGAGTGACTTCTGGCTCAAACTGTTCATGATGTCGGCGCTGCTGCGCAACGACGAGCCGCTGGCCGACGAAGTGTACGACCGGAAATATATGGACTCCCTCTTCGAGACCCTTGAGGAGCTGCCGGTCGCGACGTTCTACCAGGGCACCCAGCAGCTCTGGACGGCGCTTGGCCAGGGCCTCGCCGACGTCGGCCACTACTTTTTAGCCTACGGGCTGAAGCGAGCACAGACGACCGACGAGTATCCCATCGGCGTCACGGTACCCGAACCGACCACCGGCTACATCGACTACTACCAGATCGTCCGCGGGACCGACCGGAAGCCGATGGCCGAGGAGTTCATCGACTTCCTGCTCGACCCGGAGATACAGTCGGCCTACGCCGCGGAGTTCAGCCTCGGATTCTCCAACGAGGAGACGGAGTATCCCGACCAGACAGCCGAGAAGCTCCCGATAACGGACGAGGAACTCAACCAGGTGGCGTTCCAGAACTTCGCCCGTGTCGCCGAGTTTTCCGGTGAGATGAGCGACCGGTTCCGGACGTTCGTACAGGACAACTAA
- a CDS encoding deoxyhypusine synthase: MTDDATDGHDSSPAREAFDHDPIGHARISAGMTVAELAAEYGNAGIGAADLAEAIDVTAEALDRQETTVFLGLAGAMVPAGMRAIVADLVREGHIDALVTTGANLTHDSIEAIGGKHHHGTHDHPDYGEREFDERLRDEGVDRIYNVYLPQEHFTLFEKHLRTEVFDAIGEEVVSIAEFTRELGRANAEVNGREEINEDAGIAAAAYEHDVPVHVPAIQDSVLGLQAWLRSQVSGFSLDALADMSPLNDLAYGADSTAAIVVGGGVPKNYVLQTMLVTPGAYDYAVQLTMDPPQTGGLSGATLDEARSWGKLKKGARNVSVYADATITLPLVVAGALDAIE; the protein is encoded by the coding sequence ATGACCGACGACGCGACCGACGGACACGACTCGTCTCCAGCGCGGGAGGCGTTCGATCACGACCCGATCGGGCACGCACGGATTTCGGCGGGGATGACCGTCGCCGAACTGGCCGCCGAGTACGGCAATGCGGGTATTGGCGCGGCGGACCTTGCGGAAGCGATTGACGTGACTGCGGAGGCGCTCGACCGCCAAGAAACGACGGTCTTTCTCGGATTGGCCGGCGCGATGGTTCCCGCAGGAATGCGAGCGATCGTCGCGGACCTCGTGCGTGAAGGCCACATCGACGCGCTGGTGACGACCGGGGCGAACCTGACCCACGATTCGATCGAGGCGATCGGGGGGAAACACCACCACGGAACGCACGACCACCCTGACTATGGCGAGCGGGAGTTCGACGAACGGCTCAGGGATGAAGGCGTCGACCGGATTTACAACGTCTACCTCCCGCAGGAACACTTCACCCTGTTCGAGAAGCACCTGCGAACGGAGGTGTTCGACGCGATCGGCGAGGAGGTCGTCTCGATCGCCGAGTTCACGCGCGAACTCGGCCGCGCCAACGCCGAGGTGAACGGTCGCGAGGAGATCAACGAAGACGCGGGGATCGCGGCCGCGGCGTACGAACACGATGTACCGGTCCACGTGCCGGCGATTCAAGACTCCGTCCTCGGGCTGCAGGCGTGGCTTCGCTCGCAGGTCAGCGGCTTCTCGCTCGACGCGCTCGCGGACATGTCGCCGCTGAACGATCTGGCCTACGGGGCCGACTCGACGGCGGCGATAGTGGTCGGCGGCGGCGTCCCGAAGAACTACGTCCTCCAGACGATGCTCGTGACGCCCGGCGCGTACGATTACGCCGTCCAACTGACGATGGACCCGCCGCAGACGGGCGGCCTCTCGGGGGCGACGCTCGACGAGGCTCGGTCATGGGGGAAACTCAAGAAAGGAGCCAGAAACGTCTCCGTGTACGCGGACGCGACGATCACGCTCCCGCTCGTCGTCGCCGGCGCGCTCGACGCTATCGAGTAA